A genomic window from Macaca mulatta isolate MMU2019108-1 chromosome 19, T2T-MMU8v2.0, whole genome shotgun sequence includes:
- the C19H19orf12 gene encoding protein C19orf12 homolog isoform X1 — protein MTIMVEDIMKLLCSLSGERKMKAAVKHSGKGALVTGAVAFVGGLVGGPPGLAVGLQRSREDSTKDSRMSSKPSFGSPGVHVYYGGAVGGLLGAWMTSGQFKPIPQILMELPPAEQQKLFKEAMAIIRHLEWTDAVQLTALVMGSKALQQQLLAMLVNYITKELRAEIQYDD, from the exons ATGACCATCATGGTGGAGGACATCATGAAGCTGCTGTGCTCCCTTTCTGGGGAGAGGAAGATGAAGGCGGCTGTCAAACACTCTGGGAAGGGTGCCCTGGTCACAGGGGCCGTGGCCTTCGTCGGGGGTTTGGTGGGCGGCCCGCCGGGACTCGCTGTTG GTTTACAGAGAAGTCGCGAAGATAGTACAAAGGATTCCCGTATGTCCTCCAAACCCAGTTTTGGTTCTCCTGGCGTTCACGTATATTACG GGGGGGCTGTCGGGGGGCTGTTAGGTGCCTGGATGACAAGTGGACAGTTTAAGCCAATTCCTCAAATCCTAATGGAGCTGCCCCCTGCCGAGCAACAGAAGCTCTTTAAGGAAGCCATGGCCATCATCAGGCACCTAGAGTGGACGGATGCCGTGCAGCTGACCGCGCTGGTCATGGGCAGCAAGGCCCTGCAGCAGCAGCTGCTGGCCATGCTGGTGAACTACATCACCAAGGAGCTGCGGGCCGAGATCCAGTACGATGACTAG
- the LOC144337085 gene encoding uncharacterized protein LOC144337085 — protein MTFSTILQDLFSTSAQESLKTLLDAASMGGPVLGVPPPLAGRGLEGAPPRLRAHLYLGEPRPAGRARRSEAAADRAWLAPGSPPGSPAPAPAPRRVAQALVAAPALAPPCLPPSGCAGPSGKPRAGPASGYELRTALGGPRGRGWAPPPRSRPTPPLTPGPWLGLRVKHRDEAPGEESRGLQGRAPAGPALPFSLAHARSDPGPAHLPPGPRGPPGDLPPFGLEDPFLPAVWARKRAQGHLEVKGAVSIFGECVGRSQISAVPELLWSLWVWGLHKEKQARRDRNSSCQ, from the exons ATGACCTTTAGCACAATCCTCCAGG ACCTGTTCTCCACAAGTGCACAGGAATCACTGAAAACCTTGTTAGATGCAGCCAGTATGGGAGG GCCTGTTCTTGGGGTGCCCCCTCCCCTCGCGGGGCGCGGCCTGGAAGGCGCCCCGCCCCGGCTCCGGGCGCACCTTTACCTGGGGGAGCCGAGGCCTGCGGGGCGCGCTCGGCGATCAGAGGCGGCTGCGGACCGGGCCTGGTTGGCCCCCGGCTCCCCGCCCGGctccccggccccggccccggccccgcggAGGGTCGCGCAGGCCTTGGTGGCGGCCCCGGCGCTGGCCCCGCCCTGCCTCCCGCCTTCCGGCTGCGCCGGGCCTTCCGGGAAGCCACGCGCCGGGCCGGCTTCTGGCTACGAGTTGCGCACGGCCTTAGGGGGACCCAGGGGTCGCGGCTGGGCACCCCCTCCCCGGTCCCGGCCCACCCCGCCGCTGACACCGGGGCCCTGGCTTGGGTTACGGGTGAAGCACCGAGACGAGGCGCCCGGAGAGGAGTCCCGGGGACTGCAAGGCCGCGCTCCCgcaggcccagccctgcccttctCCCTTGCGCACGCACGATCAGATCCGGGCCCCGCGCACCTGCCTCCAGGACCGCGGGGACCTCCCGGAGACCTCCCTCCCTTTGGCCTGGAGGACCCCTTCCTCCCCGCAGTCTGGGCGCGGAAGAGAGCTCAGGGGCATCTGGAGGTCAAGGGTGCTGTGTCAATATTTGGTGAATGTGTGGGCCGAAGCCAGATTTCCGCTGTTCCAGAGCTGCTCTGGAGCCTCTGGGTCTGGGGGTTGCACAAGGAGAAGCAGGCTAGGCGGGACCGTAATTCCAGCTGCcagtga
- the C19H19orf12 gene encoding protein C19orf12 homolog isoform X2, whose product MTIMVEDIMKLLCSLSGERKMKAAVKHSGKGALVTGAVAFVGGLVGGPPGLAVGGAVGGLLGAWMTSGQFKPIPQILMELPPAEQQKLFKEAMAIIRHLEWTDAVQLTALVMGSKALQQQLLAMLVNYITKELRAEIQYDD is encoded by the exons ATGACCATCATGGTGGAGGACATCATGAAGCTGCTGTGCTCCCTTTCTGGGGAGAGGAAGATGAAGGCGGCTGTCAAACACTCTGGGAAGGGTGCCCTGGTCACAGGGGCCGTGGCCTTCGTCGGGGGTTTGGTGGGCGGCCCGCCGGGACTCGCTGTTG GGGGGGCTGTCGGGGGGCTGTTAGGTGCCTGGATGACAAGTGGACAGTTTAAGCCAATTCCTCAAATCCTAATGGAGCTGCCCCCTGCCGAGCAACAGAAGCTCTTTAAGGAAGCCATGGCCATCATCAGGCACCTAGAGTGGACGGATGCCGTGCAGCTGACCGCGCTGGTCATGGGCAGCAAGGCCCTGCAGCAGCAGCTGCTGGCCATGCTGGTGAACTACATCACCAAGGAGCTGCGGGCCGAGATCCAGTACGATGACTAG